One genomic segment of Cellulophaga sp. HaHaR_3_176 includes these proteins:
- a CDS encoding ComEC/Rec2 family competence protein, with amino-acid sequence MAIRYIISKTARLYTNSSGSAYEQILIYGEELYTSGKTIDGRIKATYRNKYIGYVATKQIDKKASLELYFIDVGQGDAALIVTPNRKKILVDGGYNKQAKGFLQWKYQLADLTTPKLEIDLLVLSHADQDHLKGLIDILEHDRIVIKKIIHNGIGMFKNMDQKSGDLSADRKYLITHHSSVLDLGTMELRNIFSKWIKLVEKLNIPYEAVSSKTGIIEIGDPDITMEIIAPVVEKSILGEKQFKWLKNHSHTINGHSVVFSITYNNVKTLFSGDINIEGSDYLLEHPNTQHQLRAHILKTPHHGSHEFHPSFFEAIRPQISVVSSGDSPDHGHPRANFIGAVGLASRSKSPLIFSTEIASTFSDASEVDLKTIVPNHSLNKEDIKGARLFKKKLNGMINVRTDGKNLYAMRRVTAGYWWESYGPILAEDFPSIF; translated from the coding sequence ATGGCAATACGGTATATTATCAGTAAAACAGCACGCTTATACACAAACTCTTCTGGTAGCGCGTATGAGCAAATATTAATTTATGGAGAAGAATTATATACTAGTGGCAAAACAATAGATGGACGAATTAAAGCAACATATAGAAATAAATATATTGGGTATGTTGCAACAAAACAAATAGACAAAAAGGCGTCATTAGAGCTTTACTTTATTGATGTAGGGCAAGGTGATGCTGCCTTAATAGTTACACCTAATAGAAAGAAAATTCTAGTTGATGGCGGTTATAATAAACAAGCTAAAGGTTTTTTACAATGGAAATATCAATTAGCGGATTTAACAACTCCTAAATTAGAAATTGACTTATTAGTCTTAAGTCATGCAGATCAAGATCATTTAAAAGGACTTATTGATATTCTTGAACACGATAGAATCGTCATAAAAAAAATTATACATAATGGTATTGGTATGTTCAAAAACATGGATCAAAAATCAGGGGATTTAAGTGCTGATAGAAAATACCTAATCACCCACCACTCTAGCGTTTTAGATTTAGGAACTATGGAACTTAGAAATATATTTTCTAAATGGATAAAACTAGTTGAAAAATTAAATATCCCTTATGAAGCTGTTAGTTCTAAAACTGGTATTATAGAAATTGGCGACCCAGATATTACAATGGAAATAATTGCTCCAGTGGTAGAGAAATCTATATTAGGTGAAAAACAATTCAAATGGCTTAAAAATCATTCTCATACTATCAATGGACATTCGGTGGTTTTTAGTATTACATATAACAATGTAAAAACACTTTTCTCTGGAGATATTAATATTGAAGGCAGTGACTATTTGCTCGAACACCCAAACACACAACATCAATTAAGAGCTCACATATTAAAAACACCACACCATGGTAGTCACGAATTTCATCCTTCGTTTTTTGAAGCAATACGCCCTCAAATATCAGTAGTATCTTCTGGTGACTCTCCTGACCATGGGCACCCGAGAGCTAATTTTATAGGAGCCGTAGGTTTAGCCTCTCGTTCAAAATCACCTCTAATATTTTCTACCGAAATAGCTAGTACTTTTTCAGATGCTAGTGAGGTAGATTTAAAAACAATTGTTCCCAATCATTCACTAAACAAAGAAGATATAAAAGGTGCTCGACTGTTTAAAAAAAAATTAAATGGAATGATAAATGTTAGAACCGATGGTAAAAATCTATATGCTATGCGTAGAGTAACGGCAGGTTATTGGTGGGAGTCTTACGGCCCAATATTAGCAGAAGATTTTCCTAGTATATTTTAA
- a CDS encoding AraC family transcriptional regulator translates to MKSVYRNHIHPHKVTTKIFTDGFKKKVIEDNTFVSENPFIEGKTREILLDGIKVNMRSGKITPPLTIDVEHDFPFLKIHFEIEGSSIYTPKNDKSVVVNIPGGHYNFFFLPEVNGTLRYDKPNRKTLEILFTKEYLKRVFGTSFKKDCSEFGIALEHNLPFVMWENSKPITPQLHRIINEVITCDFSGGLKKAYLESKITEILAIFFNRLKNKNSQHSESICKDDYLKIIHAETILREHIKNPFTIAQLAIVSGINQFKLKKHFKLIFGKPIFSYVTDLRMEKAKSLIVNEGFTIAEAAYEIGYKNPQHFTVAFKKVYNFLPSSLKKD, encoded by the coding sequence ATGAAATCAGTATATCGCAATCATATTCACCCTCATAAAGTGACCACGAAAATATTTACTGATGGTTTTAAAAAAAAGGTGATTGAGGATAATACTTTTGTTTCAGAAAATCCATTCATAGAAGGTAAAACACGTGAAATATTACTTGATGGTATTAAAGTAAATATGCGCAGCGGAAAAATTACTCCACCGCTTACAATTGATGTAGAGCATGATTTTCCTTTTTTAAAAATTCATTTTGAAATTGAAGGCAGTAGTATCTATACTCCTAAAAATGATAAAAGTGTTGTCGTTAATATTCCAGGAGGTCATTATAATTTTTTTTTCTTACCAGAAGTAAACGGGACATTACGCTATGATAAACCTAATAGAAAAACTTTAGAAATTTTATTTACAAAAGAATATTTAAAACGTGTATTTGGCACTTCGTTTAAAAAAGATTGTTCGGAATTTGGTATCGCCTTAGAGCATAACCTTCCATTTGTAATGTGGGAAAACAGTAAACCAATTACACCACAACTTCATCGTATCATTAATGAAGTTATTACGTGTGATTTTTCAGGCGGTTTAAAAAAAGCCTATTTGGAATCTAAAATCACAGAGATTCTTGCTATTTTTTTTAATCGATTAAAAAATAAAAACAGTCAACATTCTGAAAGCATATGTAAAGATGACTACCTGAAAATCATACATGCCGAAACAATCTTAAGAGAACATATAAAAAACCCGTTTACCATTGCTCAACTTGCTATTGTATCTGGAATAAATCAATTTAAATTAAAAAAGCATTTTAAATTAATTTTCGGAAAACCAATCTTTTCCTACGTAACAGATCTACGAATGGAAAAAGCTAAAAGTTTAATCGTTAATGAAGGTTTTACTATAGCAGAAGCTGCCTATGAAATTGGATATAAGAATCCGCAACACTTTACAGTAGCTTTTAAAAAAGTTTATAACTTTTTACCTAGTAGTTTAAAAAAAGACTGA
- a CDS encoding TonB-dependent receptor, translating to MKISKLLGAIVLLFFVATLNAQNQTATISGKVITSDNAPAPYINVIINEINTGTMTDASGNYELRNIAYGSYTIEYSLIGMEKKAIAINVNSPKITVQDVLLNESSEKLSEVVVSAQRLNQFAHKESEYVARVPLKNINNPQSYSVVTNALLKEQITTDLPSAFKSITGGGYVESNDGNVSVYLRGFRSDVHLRNGGIAWIKAPLDPQNIERLEIVKGPGSLLYGTNVNNIANFGGVVNKVTKQAYDGKKLDVGFITGRWEQERATLDYNTVLSKEDKVYFRLNAAYNSENSFQDQGIIREFMIAPSVTVELSDKLSVKANLEYNKSKRNLNFARGLAGSLISDDVNSWDDLGWDYDTNYGTNEMAGYFSTLATQIAIDYTLSDTWSSQTKFTKATTFTDANYLRVVMLDETTVGRYYLQLDPRETGNTHVQQDFLNVFEGDKIENKFVAGISYLHNFDDTQRTGVWNAIDAVDTTNPIITGLTNEQFEANLADETKNKTITKFQTLGFYAFDAITVSKQLTLTGGLRFDRFMADNTIENGVEGTNGYNQNSLSTKLGLAYNPFDDKASVFVNYMDGLSNNAPSDNGNGEIITWDAERAKQFEVGTKLNFFDGKLLSTVSYYNINIDNDIIVDENGISSQTGETLSKGFEIDLIANPAPGLNIVAGYTKNNATFEKVDFGNEAILGNSLTYTPEIVWNFWMSYQALKGKAKGLGFGLGANHMSEIYNSTANNFGSEAYTTVDATVFYKKNKYKISLKADNVFDQEYYNGYGIPQKPFNFRVGLFYSIF from the coding sequence ATGAAAATATCAAAACTATTAGGAGCAATCGTCCTATTGTTTTTTGTTGCTACTTTAAATGCCCAAAACCAGACCGCCACTATATCAGGAAAAGTAATTACATCAGACAATGCTCCTGCTCCATATATCAATGTCATCATAAATGAGATTAACACAGGTACAATGACTGATGCGTCAGGTAATTACGAATTAAGAAATATAGCTTATGGTTCTTACACCATCGAATATTCTCTTATCGGTATGGAGAAAAAAGCAATTGCAATTAATGTAAATTCCCCAAAAATCACAGTACAAGATGTTCTGTTAAATGAAAGCAGTGAAAAGCTCAGTGAGGTTGTTGTAAGTGCACAAAGACTCAATCAGTTTGCGCATAAAGAATCTGAATATGTAGCACGTGTGCCTTTAAAAAATATTAATAACCCACAATCTTACTCTGTTGTAACCAATGCCCTATTAAAAGAGCAAATTACGACCGATTTACCTTCTGCATTTAAGAGTATTACAGGAGGAGGTTATGTAGAATCAAATGATGGAAATGTGAGTGTTTATTTAAGAGGGTTTAGGTCTGATGTTCATTTAAGAAATGGAGGAATTGCATGGATAAAAGCCCCTTTGGACCCGCAAAATATAGAACGTTTAGAAATTGTAAAAGGTCCAGGTTCCTTATTATATGGTACAAATGTAAATAATATTGCAAACTTTGGTGGTGTTGTAAATAAAGTTACTAAACAGGCTTACGATGGTAAAAAGCTAGATGTTGGATTTATTACTGGCCGTTGGGAACAAGAGCGAGCAACACTTGATTATAATACTGTTTTAAGTAAGGAGGATAAAGTGTATTTTAGATTAAATGCCGCTTATAATTCTGAAAACAGTTTTCAAGACCAAGGCATTATTAGAGAATTTATGATAGCTCCTTCTGTAACTGTCGAATTATCAGATAAATTAAGTGTAAAGGCTAATTTGGAATACAACAAGAGTAAACGTAACCTAAATTTTGCTAGAGGCTTAGCAGGAAGCCTTATTTCTGACGATGTTAATTCTTGGGACGATTTAGGTTGGGATTATGATACCAATTATGGTACTAATGAAATGGCTGGTTACTTTTCTACTTTAGCTACTCAAATTGCTATAGATTATACATTATCTGATACTTGGTCTTCACAAACAAAATTCACAAAAGCAACAACTTTTACTGATGCCAATTACCTTAGAGTTGTTATGTTAGATGAAACAACTGTTGGCAGATATTACCTTCAATTAGACCCTAGAGAAACGGGTAACACTCACGTACAGCAAGATTTTTTAAATGTATTTGAAGGTGATAAAATTGAGAATAAATTTGTTGCAGGAATAAGTTACTTACATAATTTTGATGATACACAGCGTACAGGTGTTTGGAATGCTATAGATGCTGTTGACACTACTAATCCAATAATTACAGGGCTAACAAATGAGCAATTTGAAGCTAATTTAGCTGATGAAACTAAAAATAAAACCATTACAAAGTTTCAAACCTTAGGTTTTTATGCTTTTGATGCCATCACGGTAAGCAAGCAATTAACCCTTACGGGTGGTTTACGTTTTGATCGTTTTATGGCAGATAATACTATTGAAAATGGTGTTGAAGGAACTAATGGGTATAATCAAAATAGCTTAAGTACAAAACTTGGCTTAGCGTACAATCCTTTTGACGATAAAGCATCTGTATTTGTAAATTATATGGATGGGTTGAGTAATAACGCTCCTTCTGATAATGGCAACGGAGAAATTATCACTTGGGATGCTGAAAGAGCAAAGCAATTTGAAGTTGGAACTAAACTTAACTTTTTTGATGGTAAGTTATTAAGTACTGTTAGTTACTATAACATTAACATTGATAACGATATTATTGTAGATGAAAACGGAATAAGTTCTCAAACGGGCGAAACCTTAAGCAAAGGTTTTGAAATAGATTTAATTGCAAATCCTGCTCCTGGTTTAAATATTGTTGCTGGATATACTAAGAACAATGCTACTTTTGAAAAAGTTGATTTTGGAAATGAAGCCATTTTAGGTAACAGCTTAACATACACTCCTGAAATCGTATGGAATTTTTGGATGAGCTACCAAGCATTAAAAGGTAAAGCGAAAGGCTTAGGTTTTGGTTTGGGAGCCAATCACATGAGTGAAATATATAATAGCACTGCAAACAATTTTGGCTCAGAAGCATATACTACAGTTGATGCTACTGTTTTTTACAAAAAAAATAAGTATAAAATCAGCCTAAAAGCAGATAACGTTTTTGACCAAGAATATTACAACGGCTACGGAATACCACAAAAACCTTTTAATTTTAGAGTAGGGTTGTTTTATAGCATATTCTAA
- a CDS encoding alpha/beta hydrolase, producing MKILFYIFCLFTVFSNAQKIEIGTIEKIQSTILNEEREYWVSLPENYTNEKYETQKYPVVYLLDGEKYFHTVTGMVKNLSNGYYPQIPECIVIAIKNTNRSRDLTPTTVTDLSYASGGADKFETFITDELIPEVNKNYNTLDYKILIGHSFGGLFAFNLVLKTPSPFNSYIVIDPSLWWDNNTTVQKLERTLKTKNFRGTTLFFANANSIGNQKEPSTQHYEHFEAKKNSLKLVEDSVSENLNFYSKYYKEEDHGSVVLPSLIDGLRTIFKGFRINVKELIKNPSILERDYQLLSDKIGFDFKPQSAYLDRVVDLASKQGKKENAEILHDLNKKLYPDNVYLKHKFEL from the coding sequence ATGAAAATATTATTTTACATCTTTTGTCTCTTTACTGTTTTTTCAAATGCTCAAAAAATAGAAATTGGAACTATTGAAAAAATACAATCTACAATTTTAAACGAAGAGAGAGAATATTGGGTGTCCTTACCCGAAAACTATACAAATGAAAAATATGAGACTCAGAAATACCCAGTAGTTTATTTGTTAGACGGAGAAAAATATTTTCATACGGTAACAGGCATGGTTAAAAATCTATCTAATGGGTACTATCCTCAAATTCCTGAATGCATTGTTATTGCCATTAAAAACACTAATAGATCTAGAGATTTAACCCCAACAACAGTTACAGATCTTTCTTATGCATCTGGAGGTGCCGATAAATTTGAAACTTTTATCACTGATGAGTTAATTCCCGAAGTAAATAAAAATTACAACACTTTAGATTATAAGATTTTAATAGGTCATTCTTTTGGAGGACTTTTTGCTTTTAACCTGGTACTAAAAACACCATCTCCCTTCAACTCTTATATCGTGATAGACCCTAGTTTGTGGTGGGATAACAATACCACCGTACAAAAATTAGAGCGCACTTTAAAAACCAAAAATTTTAGAGGAACCACATTGTTTTTTGCAAATGCTAATTCTATAGGGAATCAAAAAGAGCCTAGCACACAACATTATGAGCATTTTGAAGCTAAAAAAAATAGCTTAAAATTAGTAGAAGATAGTGTTTCTGAAAACTTAAATTTTTATAGTAAATATTATAAAGAAGAAGATCACGGTAGTGTAGTATTACCTTCTTTAATTGATGGTTTAAGAACCATTTTTAAAGGCTTTAGAATTAATGTAAAAGAACTGATTAAAAACCCATCTATATTAGAACGAGATTATCAACTATTATCAGATAAAATAGGATTTGATTTTAAACCACAAAGTGCTTACCTAGACAGGGTGGTAGATTTAGCTTCAAAACAAGGTAAAAAGGAAAACGCTGAAATTTTACATGATTTAAACAAAAAATTATATCCTGACAACGTGTATTTAAAACACAAATTTGAACTCTAA
- a CDS encoding PepSY domain-containing protein, translating to MKRYTFRKLINDIHLWLGIISGIVLFIVCLTGTILAFETELILLFDKQDYYSEKTGEPLSFEEIILALEADNNVVKDFIYFKDENQNLQFTLLTNEEAISGKPARGRSVQINPFTGEEIELIGKTKSFIHTVEELHRVLLLDQKIGRPIVGVCTIIFIILCFSGLLLWMPKKIKQFIKWKFWKQGFSLKMKANWKRVNYDIHNTFGFYALVPMLLMGLTGLLWSFQWYYDGLEIVLGDKLGKSRFDVSLPLKTDHDKIPTINYTALLYKTDSILPGENVATRVTLPLKPNESVMIRKKRDGFFTYDAADKLQFDPYANVLISKSLFKDEKIGGKIASLIRGIHVGSFAGIFIKIIYFLSCLIATSLPITGTIIWFNKMKKSN from the coding sequence ATGAAGAGATACACCTTTAGAAAATTGATAAACGACATACACTTATGGCTAGGAATTATAAGTGGTATTGTCTTATTTATAGTTTGTCTAACTGGAACTATTTTAGCCTTTGAAACCGAGTTGATTTTACTTTTTGACAAGCAAGATTATTATTCTGAAAAAACAGGAGAACCACTTTCGTTTGAAGAAATTATATTAGCTCTTGAGGCAGATAATAATGTCGTTAAAGATTTTATTTATTTTAAAGATGAAAACCAAAACTTACAATTTACCCTGCTCACTAATGAAGAAGCAATTTCTGGTAAGCCAGCAAGAGGCAGATCTGTTCAAATAAACCCATTTACAGGAGAAGAGATTGAGTTAATAGGTAAAACAAAATCATTTATTCATACAGTTGAAGAGTTGCACCGTGTGTTACTTCTTGATCAAAAAATAGGGAGGCCGATTGTTGGCGTTTGCACCATTATTTTTATTATACTTTGCTTTTCTGGCTTACTACTTTGGATGCCCAAAAAAATAAAACAATTTATAAAGTGGAAGTTTTGGAAGCAAGGCTTTAGCTTAAAAATGAAAGCAAATTGGAAACGAGTAAATTATGACATTCATAATACTTTTGGGTTTTATGCACTGGTTCCCATGTTATTAATGGGGTTAACAGGTTTACTATGGTCTTTTCAATGGTATTACGATGGACTTGAAATTGTGTTGGGAGATAAACTTGGCAAATCTAGATTTGATGTAAGCCTACCATTAAAAACAGATCACGATAAAATTCCAACAATAAATTACACAGCACTGCTGTACAAAACAGATAGCATCTTACCTGGTGAAAATGTAGCTACTAGAGTAACACTACCCTTAAAGCCGAATGAAAGTGTTATGATTAGAAAAAAGAGGGATGGTTTTTTTACATATGATGCTGCAGATAAACTACAATTTGACCCGTATGCAAATGTTCTTATTTCAAAATCGCTTTTTAAAGATGAAAAGATTGGTGGAAAAATAGCCAGTCTTATCAGAGGTATTCATGTGGGGTCTTTTGCAGGTATATTTATTAAAATTATATATTTCTTAAGCTGCCTTATTGCAACATCATTACCAATAACAGGTACTATAATATGGTTTAATAAGATGAAAAAAAGTAATTAA
- a CDS encoding gliding motility-associated C-terminal domain-containing protein translates to MRKCILIIGFNILVLQLAKAQTLRNFGNLEIHDNGQMGFYSSLENDGIFDNKSGLAGFYGDYLSSISGSISPYFYNIEINNDEGIFLQTPLKVRNNTNFIFGDIITSKTNNTNYFEFISTSFYNGESDFSKVDGFMSISGVQNFLFPIGDETYLRPLGIDTEETTGSFKSAYFFENSNLAFSNVLEKNSEITSISKTEYWVLEGDTSTMITIAWNQRSDLENIATDQNNLTVVGFNKELSKWVNLGAADRAGNLEEGFISSNEFIPNHYDALTFGVLKTNNLVSRRGYNYIITPNGDGINDFLFIPELDDFDGNHLLIFDRNGLKVFEQKNYSDEFDGKTGVNIFAIRKNKGLPEGVYFYLIKAGKDNFEIQGFLYLER, encoded by the coding sequence ATGAGAAAATGTATACTCATTATCGGATTTAATATTCTTGTGCTACAGCTCGCTAAAGCACAAACTCTTCGAAATTTTGGCAATTTAGAAATTCACGACAATGGTCAAATGGGATTCTATTCTTCGCTAGAAAATGATGGTATATTCGATAATAAATCTGGACTAGCAGGGTTTTATGGAGATTATTTAAGTTCTATTTCAGGGTCTATTTCTCCTTATTTTTATAATATCGAAATTAATAATGATGAAGGCATTTTTCTTCAAACTCCTTTAAAAGTAAGAAATAATACCAATTTTATATTTGGAGATATCATAACCTCTAAAACAAACAATACCAATTATTTCGAATTTATTTCCACTTCATTTTACAATGGAGAATCTGATTTTTCAAAAGTTGATGGGTTTATGTCAATCTCTGGCGTACAAAATTTTCTTTTCCCTATTGGTGACGAAACATATTTAAGACCCTTGGGTATCGATACAGAAGAAACTACAGGATCTTTTAAAAGCGCTTACTTTTTTGAAAACAGCAACTTAGCATTTTCAAATGTTTTAGAAAAAAACTCTGAAATAACATCAATCAGTAAAACTGAATATTGGGTTTTAGAAGGTGACACCTCTACAATGATTACAATAGCATGGAATCAACGAAGTGATCTTGAAAACATAGCTACTGATCAAAATAATTTAACGGTAGTAGGTTTCAACAAAGAATTAAGCAAATGGGTGAATTTGGGAGCAGCTGATCGTGCAGGAAATCTTGAAGAAGGATTTATTTCTTCAAATGAATTTATCCCTAACCATTATGATGCTTTAACATTCGGGGTTTTAAAAACTAATAATCTTGTTTCCCGTAGAGGCTATAATTATATTATAACTCCTAATGGAGATGGTATTAATGATTTTCTCTTTATACCAGAATTGGATGATTTTGATGGTAACCATTTATTAATTTTTGACAGAAATGGGCTTAAGGTTTTTGAACAAAAAAATTATTCTGATGAATTTGATGGTAAAACAGGCGTGAATATATTTGCAATACGTAAAAATAAAGGCTTACCTGAAGGTGTATACTTCTATCTTATAAAAGCAGGGAAAGACAACTTTGAAATTCAAGGGTTTTTATACTTAGAGAGGTAA
- a CDS encoding histone deacetylase — MLKIACHPIYKHHLPDGHRFPMAKYDLLPQQLIYEGTCIKENFFEPEIPNDKYILAVHDAEYYYDLLNIKIEPKAARKIGFPLSEDLIERERIITDGTMKACEYAIENGIAMNLAGGTHHAYSDHGEAFCMLNDQAIGARYLQAKKLAAKILIIDLDVHQGNGTAEIFKNDTSVFTFSMHGKSNYPFKKEISDLDIAFERGTKGEEYLVTLKKALPELIKKVQPDFIFYLSGVDVLESDKLGTLALSLDACKNRDEFVLQTCFDHKIPVQCSMGGGYSPDIKTIIEAHANTFRLAQKIYF, encoded by the coding sequence ATGCTTAAAATTGCTTGCCACCCTATATACAAACATCACTTGCCAGACGGACACCGCTTCCCCATGGCAAAATATGATTTGCTGCCGCAGCAATTGATATATGAAGGCACATGCATTAAAGAGAATTTCTTTGAACCAGAAATTCCGAATGACAAATATATTTTAGCAGTGCATGATGCAGAATATTATTATGATTTATTGAATATTAAAATAGAGCCTAAAGCAGCACGTAAAATAGGTTTTCCTCTTTCTGAAGATTTAATTGAGCGAGAACGAATTATTACTGATGGTACCATGAAAGCATGTGAATATGCAATAGAGAATGGTATTGCTATGAATTTAGCGGGTGGCACGCACCATGCATATTCTGATCATGGCGAGGCTTTTTGCATGTTAAACGATCAAGCCATTGGCGCAAGATACTTACAAGCAAAAAAATTAGCTGCTAAAATATTGATTATAGACTTAGATGTGCATCAAGGAAATGGTACAGCCGAAATTTTTAAAAATGACACTTCTGTTTTTACTTTTTCTATGCATGGTAAGAGTAACTATCCTTTTAAAAAAGAAATATCCGATTTAGATATTGCATTCGAAAGAGGTACCAAGGGTGAAGAATATTTAGTAACCTTAAAAAAAGCTTTACCAGAGCTCATTAAAAAAGTGCAACCTGATTTTATTTTTTACTTATCTGGTGTTGATGTTTTAGAAAGTGATAAGTTAGGTACTTTGGCTTTAAGTTTAGATGCCTGCAAAAATCGTGATGAATTTGTACTCCAAACCTGTTTTGATCATAAAATACCCGTTCAATGTAGTATGGGTGGTGGTTATTCACCAGATATCAAAACAATAATTGAGGCGCATGCTAATACTTTTAGATTAGCCCAAAAAATTTATTTCTAA